One part of the Corynebacterium sp. CNCTC7651 genome encodes these proteins:
- a CDS encoding cation acetate symporter produces MQTTLLAAPAAQATGNPILNIAVFGIFIAVTLFVVTRAGKTTSEASDFYTGGATFNGTQNGLAIAGDYLSAASFLGIVGSIALSGYDGFLYSIGFFVAWLVALLLVAEPLRNVGRFTMADVLSFRLKQKPVRVAAAFGTLFVSLFYLIAQMAGAGSLVSVLLNLHSFTSQAICVAIVGVIMIIYVLIGGMKGTTYVQMIKAVLLIAGVAIMAVLVFVKLRGGNLFDAAIDMHANSQTLADKGYAAEAIMQPGLKYGGTLTKQIDFVSLGLTLVLGTAGLPHVLMRFYTVPTAKEARKSVTWAIVLIGAFYLLTLILGYAAAAFVGPDRILAAPGGANSAAPLLAFELGGSIFMALISAVAFATVLAVVAGLAITASASIAHDVYDAVLRDGKSSEEEQVRVSRITVIVLGIVSIILGILAMTQNVAFLVSLAFAIAASANLPTILYSLYWKKFNTTGAVCSIYAGLISCLLLIFLSPAVSGSPSSMFPNADWAIFPLSSPGIVSIPIGFLAGIIGTYLGKPDNFDALQAEMEVRSLTGVGVEAPVDH; encoded by the coding sequence ATGCAGACGACTCTTCTCGCGGCACCCGCCGCACAGGCAACCGGCAACCCGATCCTGAACATCGCCGTCTTCGGCATCTTCATCGCGGTCACCCTCTTTGTGGTGACCCGCGCTGGCAAGACCACCAGCGAAGCTTCCGACTTCTACACCGGCGGCGCCACCTTCAACGGCACCCAGAACGGCCTCGCCATCGCGGGTGACTACCTCTCCGCAGCATCCTTCCTGGGCATCGTCGGCTCCATCGCCCTCAGCGGTTACGACGGCTTCCTCTACTCCATCGGCTTCTTCGTAGCGTGGCTGGTGGCCCTGCTGCTGGTGGCGGAACCGCTGCGTAACGTCGGCCGTTTCACCATGGCGGACGTGCTGTCCTTCCGCCTGAAGCAGAAGCCGGTCCGCGTGGCCGCCGCCTTCGGTACCCTCTTCGTGTCGCTGTTCTACCTCATCGCGCAGATGGCCGGCGCCGGCTCCCTGGTGTCCGTGCTGCTGAACCTGCACTCTTTCACCTCCCAGGCGATCTGTGTCGCCATCGTCGGCGTCATCATGATCATCTACGTCCTGATCGGCGGCATGAAGGGCACCACCTACGTGCAGATGATCAAGGCCGTCCTGCTCATCGCCGGTGTCGCCATCATGGCCGTCCTGGTGTTTGTGAAGCTGCGCGGCGGCAACCTCTTCGACGCGGCAATCGACATGCACGCCAACTCCCAGACCCTGGCAGACAAGGGCTACGCCGCTGAGGCCATCATGCAGCCGGGCCTGAAGTACGGCGGCACCCTGACCAAGCAGATCGACTTCGTCTCCCTGGGCCTCACCCTGGTGCTGGGTACTGCCGGTCTGCCGCACGTGCTCATGCGCTTCTACACGGTGCCGACCGCGAAGGAAGCACGTAAGTCCGTGACCTGGGCCATCGTCCTTATCGGTGCGTTCTACCTGCTCACCCTCATCCTCGGCTACGCTGCTGCAGCGTTCGTCGGCCCGGACCGCATCCTGGCTGCGCCGGGTGGCGCGAACTCCGCCGCACCGCTCCTGGCGTTCGAGCTCGGCGGCTCCATCTTCATGGCGCTGATCTCCGCTGTCGCGTTCGCTACGGTGCTTGCGGTGGTGGCCGGCCTGGCAATTACCGCTTCCGCTTCCATCGCCCACGACGTCTACGACGCTGTGCTCCGCGACGGCAAGTCCTCCGAGGAGGAGCAGGTCCGCGTCTCCCGCATCACCGTGATCGTGCTGGGCATCGTCTCCATCATCCTGGGCATCCTGGCCATGACCCAGAACGTGGCGTTCCTCGTCTCCCTCGCGTTCGCCATCGCCGCATCTGCGAACCTGCCGACCATCCTGTACTCCCTGTACTGGAAGAAGTTCAACACCACCGGCGCTGTGTGCTCCATCTACGCGGGCCTGATCTCCTGCCTGCTGCTGATCTTCCTGTCCCCGGCAGTTTCCGGCTCCCCGAGCTCCATGTTCCCGAACGCTGACTGGGCGATCTTCCCGCTGTCCAGCCCGGGTATCGTCTCCATCCCGATCGGCTTCCTGGCCGGCATCATCGGCACCTACCTGGGTAAGCCGGACAACTTCGACGCCCTGCAGGCGGAGATGGAAGTTCGCTCCCTCACCGGTGTTGGTGTGGAGGCTCCGGTCGACCACTAA
- a CDS encoding DUF1906 domain-containing protein translates to MNRRSVLKSAAIAGAAAAVSPVVAPLAQAQGRVVGTVIDYSAGVPSARSVKAAGHLGAVRYVSERRPGAAWMLGKPVTLAETRDFKAHGLATASVYQFGRAQTADWLAGAAGAAVHAPEAIRIHRAAGGPTGRPIYVAIDDNPTREQYVGQIQPYLRAFQAALVLAGYQTGVYGNYNVIQWCVEDGIGSFFWQHDWGSGGRIHPRTTIHQKAKWTQHIDGVEVDINSVYAVDWGQWTPGAAAAPAPVAPALNSVISPEDRQTAAAVADLVKGSSELSSQLDLRGLLRR, encoded by the coding sequence ATGAATCGTCGATCTGTGTTGAAGTCCGCTGCTATCGCTGGTGCGGCGGCGGCTGTGTCGCCGGTAGTTGCGCCGCTCGCGCAGGCCCAGGGCCGAGTGGTGGGTACGGTGATTGATTACTCGGCTGGGGTGCCGTCCGCACGCTCGGTGAAGGCGGCCGGGCACTTGGGCGCCGTGCGGTACGTGTCCGAGCGCCGTCCGGGCGCCGCGTGGATGCTGGGCAAGCCGGTGACGTTGGCGGAGACGCGCGATTTCAAGGCGCACGGCCTGGCCACCGCGTCCGTGTACCAGTTCGGCCGCGCGCAGACCGCGGATTGGCTGGCCGGTGCGGCGGGTGCGGCGGTGCACGCGCCGGAAGCAATCCGAATCCACCGTGCGGCGGGCGGGCCGACTGGGCGGCCGATTTACGTGGCCATCGACGACAACCCCACCCGCGAGCAGTACGTGGGCCAGATCCAGCCGTACCTGCGCGCGTTCCAGGCCGCGCTGGTGCTGGCCGGGTACCAGACCGGCGTGTACGGCAACTACAACGTGATCCAGTGGTGCGTGGAGGACGGCATCGGCAGTTTCTTCTGGCAGCACGACTGGGGTTCCGGCGGTCGCATCCACCCGCGCACCACCATCCACCAGAAGGCGAAGTGGACGCAGCACATCGACGGCGTGGAGGTGGACATAAACAGCGTCTATGCCGTGGACTGGGGGCAGTGGACGCCGGGTGCCGCCGCCGCGCCCGCGCCCGTTGCACCTGCGCTGAATTCGGTTATCTCCCCGGAGGACCGCCAGACTGCCGCCGCAGTGGCGGATCTGGTGAAGGGCTCGAGCGAGCTGTCCTCGCAGCTGGATCTGCGGGGCTTGCTCCGCCGCTAA
- a CDS encoding polysaccharide deacetylase family protein, which produces MHTPLPRRRFLAASLLLAGGAAGCSAQQRAAQPAATVTQTATATVTSTQTVASSSNPAPEAYAGMVPQAFGTHLPGIVDTVPTVPGARTVALTFDACSGGYDAALIQVLREHNTPATLFLAQPWIEAHPDVTAELAADPLFQVENHGTRQVPLTVAGQPAYGIHGTASPAEALAEIQGNAGTLAEFGVRSRWFRAGTAHYDDIAVRIAHDAGMQIAGFSVNGDYGATSGAHAVAQEIVDAPDGAIVLAHMNHPGSGTAAGVRLALSQLPDVRFTLLDAP; this is translated from the coding sequence GTGCATACACCGCTGCCCCGCCGCCGTTTCCTCGCCGCCTCCCTCCTGCTCGCCGGAGGTGCCGCCGGGTGCTCCGCGCAGCAAAGGGCAGCGCAGCCAGCAGCAACGGTCACGCAAACGGCCACGGCGACGGTAACTTCGACGCAGACGGTGGCGTCGTCAAGCAATCCAGCTCCGGAGGCATACGCGGGGATGGTGCCGCAGGCGTTTGGGACGCACCTGCCGGGGATCGTGGATACGGTGCCCACGGTGCCCGGCGCGCGCACGGTCGCGCTCACGTTCGACGCGTGCAGCGGGGGCTACGACGCCGCGCTGATTCAGGTCCTCCGCGAGCACAACACCCCCGCGACGCTTTTCCTCGCGCAGCCGTGGATTGAGGCGCACCCGGACGTCACGGCGGAGCTGGCGGCGGATCCGCTGTTCCAGGTTGAGAATCACGGCACCCGCCAGGTGCCGCTCACCGTCGCTGGTCAGCCCGCGTACGGCATTCACGGCACGGCGAGCCCGGCGGAGGCGCTCGCGGAGATCCAGGGCAACGCTGGCACGCTTGCGGAGTTCGGCGTGCGCTCGCGGTGGTTCCGCGCCGGCACTGCGCATTACGACGACATCGCGGTCCGCATCGCCCACGACGCCGGCATGCAGATCGCGGGCTTCAGCGTCAACGGGGACTACGGCGCGACGTCCGGCGCGCATGCGGTGGCGCAGGAGATCGTCGACGCTCCGGACGGCGCGATCGTGCTCGCCCACATGAATCACCCCGGTTCCGGCACCGCGGCCGGCGTGCGCCTTGCGCTTTCCCAGCTTCCCGACGTTCGCTTCACGCTTCTCGACGCTCCCTAG
- a CDS encoding aldo/keto reductase, with protein MRIPVTTLNDGYDFPLLGLGTYKLKPEETERIVRTAIELGYRHIDTASLYGNEVEVGKAVNAAIAAGDVTREELFITTKLWNDDQHRAAEAYQESLKRLDLEFIDLYLVHWPVPQQGTYVQAFEQIVQLQGMGQLQSVGVANFYEEVLDEIIAKTGVTPVLNQVELHAGFTQPELRAYHDARDIVTEAWAPLARGENLDAPEIVAVADKHGKTPAQVALAYLLHLGCSVVPKTSNPQRLVENLGAVELTLDSEDVAALDAVKGGRMSGDPRTFPN; from the coding sequence ATGCGCATCCCAGTTACCACGCTTAACGACGGTTATGATTTCCCTCTCCTCGGCCTCGGCACCTACAAGCTGAAGCCTGAGGAGACGGAGCGGATCGTGCGCACCGCGATCGAGCTCGGCTACCGCCACATCGACACCGCATCGCTCTACGGGAACGAGGTTGAGGTGGGCAAGGCCGTCAACGCAGCGATTGCGGCGGGGGACGTGACGCGCGAGGAGCTGTTCATCACCACCAAGCTGTGGAACGATGACCAGCACCGCGCCGCCGAGGCGTACCAGGAGTCCCTGAAGCGCCTGGACCTCGAGTTCATCGACCTGTACCTGGTGCACTGGCCGGTGCCGCAGCAGGGCACCTACGTCCAGGCCTTCGAGCAGATCGTGCAGCTGCAGGGCATGGGCCAGCTGCAGAGTGTCGGCGTGGCCAACTTCTACGAGGAGGTGCTGGACGAAATCATCGCCAAGACCGGAGTCACCCCCGTGCTGAACCAGGTGGAGCTGCACGCGGGCTTCACGCAGCCGGAGCTGCGCGCGTACCACGATGCCCGCGACATTGTCACCGAGGCGTGGGCGCCGCTGGCCCGCGGCGAGAACCTGGACGCGCCGGAGATTGTCGCCGTCGCGGACAAGCACGGCAAGACCCCCGCCCAGGTCGCGCTGGCGTACCTGCTGCACCTCGGCTGCTCCGTGGTGCCGAAGACCTCCAACCCGCAGCGCTTGGTGGAGAATCTCGGCGCAGTGGAGCTCACGCTTGATAGCGAAGACGTGGCCGCCCTAGATGCCGTTAAGGGCGGGCGCATGTCGGGGGATCCGCGTACGTTCCCGAATTAG
- a CDS encoding DUF485 domain-containing protein encodes MQQSSEFQELRGTFRGFTFPVMIASLVWYLLYVLVATFASDFMARPLLGLNVGLWLGLLQFITTFAITWIYVNWANKNIEPRAAHIREVMEG; translated from the coding sequence ATGCAGCAGAGCTCTGAATTCCAGGAGTTGCGCGGCACGTTCCGCGGATTCACGTTCCCTGTGATGATCGCGTCGCTTGTTTGGTACCTCCTCTACGTGCTGGTGGCAACGTTCGCGTCTGACTTCATGGCCCGACCGCTCCTAGGCCTCAACGTGGGCCTGTGGCTGGGTCTGCTGCAGTTCATCACCACCTTCGCCATCACCTGGATCTACGTGAACTGGGCAAACAAGAACATTGAGCCGCGTGCGGCGCACATCCGTGAAGTGATGGAGGGCTAG
- a CDS encoding citrate synthase, which produces MASENENKAVLHYPGGEFEMDIMPATEGNDGIVLGKMLSETGYVTFDPGYVSTGSTESKITYIDGDNGILRYRGYDIADLANNATFNEVSYLLINGELPNAEQHEAFSNDIRHHTLLDEDFKAAFNVFPRNAHPMAVLASSVNILSAYYQDQLNPLDEEQLDKATVRLMAKVPMLAAYAYRASRGKPYMYPDNKLNQTENFLRMMFGYPTEEYEVDPVLSKAMEKLLILHADHEQNCSTSTVRMIASAQANMFVAIAGGINALAGPLHGGANQAVLEMLEDIQKNNGGDATDFMNRVKNKEKGVRLMGFGHRVYKNYDPRAAIVKDTAHEVLEHLGGDEMLDLAMKLEEIALNDEYFIQRKLYPNVDFYTGLIYRAMGFPTDFFTVLFAIGRLPGWIAQYREQLEMNSKINRPRQIYTGYEHREFVPKDQR; this is translated from the coding sequence GTGGCTTCTGAGAACGAGAACAAGGCAGTACTTCACTACCCTGGCGGCGAGTTTGAGATGGACATCATGCCCGCCACCGAAGGCAACGACGGCATCGTCCTGGGCAAGATGCTGAGCGAGACCGGCTACGTCACCTTCGACCCGGGCTACGTCTCCACCGGTTCCACCGAGTCCAAGATCACCTACATCGACGGCGACAACGGCATCCTGCGCTACCGCGGCTACGACATCGCGGACCTGGCCAACAACGCCACCTTCAACGAGGTCTCCTACCTCCTGATCAACGGCGAGCTGCCGAACGCGGAGCAGCACGAGGCGTTTTCCAACGACATCCGCCACCACACCCTCCTGGACGAGGACTTCAAGGCCGCGTTCAACGTCTTCCCGCGCAACGCGCACCCAATGGCTGTGCTCGCGTCTTCCGTGAACATTCTCTCCGCCTACTACCAGGACCAGCTCAACCCGCTGGATGAGGAGCAGCTGGACAAGGCCACCGTGCGCCTGATGGCCAAGGTGCCGATGCTGGCTGCGTACGCCTACCGCGCATCCCGCGGTAAGCCGTACATGTACCCGGACAACAAGCTGAACCAGACCGAGAACTTCCTGCGCATGATGTTCGGATACCCGACCGAGGAGTATGAGGTTGACCCGGTCCTGTCCAAGGCGATGGAGAAGCTGCTCATCCTGCACGCTGACCACGAGCAGAACTGCTCCACCTCCACCGTCCGCATGATCGCTTCCGCGCAGGCCAACATGTTCGTGGCCATCGCCGGCGGCATCAACGCCCTGGCCGGCCCGCTGCACGGCGGCGCGAACCAGGCCGTGCTGGAGATGCTGGAGGACATCCAGAAGAACAACGGCGGCGACGCAACCGACTTCATGAACCGCGTGAAGAACAAGGAAAAGGGCGTCCGCCTGATGGGCTTCGGCCACCGCGTGTACAAGAACTACGACCCGCGCGCGGCCATTGTGAAGGACACCGCGCACGAGGTGCTGGAGCACCTGGGCGGCGACGAGATGCTGGACCTCGCCATGAAGCTCGAGGAGATCGCGCTGAACGACGAGTACTTCATCCAGCGCAAGCTGTACCCGAACGTGGACTTCTACACCGGTCTGATCTACCGCGCCATGGGCTTCCCGACGGACTTCTTCACCGTCCTGTTCGCCATCGGCCGCCTGCCGGGCTGGATTGCCCAGTACCGCGAGCAGCTGGAGATGAACTCCAAGATCAACCGCCCGCGCCAGATCTACACCGGCTACGAGCACCGCGAGTTCGTGCCGAAGGACCAGCGCTAA
- the serC gene encoding phosphoserine transaminase: MSDYPTLPADLLPADGRFGCGPSKVRPAQLDAIARGAAIIGTSHRQPAVKNVVGDVRDGLAQLFSLPEGYEIVLSLGGATAFWDAATFGLIERKSAHLSFGEFSGKFAKASKQAPWLEEPQVVAGEPGTAPSPSELDGTDADVVAWAHNETSTGAMVPVTRPNTEALVLIDATSGAGGLPVDLKEADVYYFSPQKCFASDGGLWLAAMSPAAIERIAKIKESGRFIPAFLDLQTAVDNSRKNQTYNTPAVATLLMLADQVRWMNENGGLDGMVARTTANANALYGWAEANEHATPFVEKQEARSLVVGAIDFDEAIDAAELAKALRANGILDVEPYRKLGRNQLRIGMFPAVDTVDVEKLTSAIDYFLEQGVGAK, translated from the coding sequence ATGAGTGACTACCCCACCCTGCCCGCCGACCTCCTCCCCGCCGACGGCCGTTTCGGCTGCGGCCCCTCCAAGGTGCGCCCCGCCCAGCTCGACGCCATCGCGCGCGGCGCGGCGATCATCGGCACCTCCCACCGCCAGCCGGCGGTGAAGAACGTCGTCGGCGACGTGCGCGACGGCCTGGCGCAGCTGTTCTCCCTGCCCGAGGGCTACGAGATCGTGCTCTCCCTCGGCGGCGCCACCGCGTTCTGGGACGCGGCGACGTTCGGCCTCATCGAGCGCAAGTCCGCGCACCTGAGCTTCGGCGAGTTCTCCGGCAAGTTCGCCAAGGCATCCAAGCAGGCCCCGTGGCTGGAGGAGCCGCAGGTGGTCGCGGGCGAGCCGGGCACCGCCCCGTCCCCGTCGGAGCTGGACGGCACGGACGCAGACGTCGTGGCCTGGGCGCACAACGAGACCTCCACCGGCGCGATGGTGCCCGTCACCCGCCCCAACACGGAAGCACTCGTGCTTATCGACGCTACGTCGGGCGCCGGCGGGCTCCCCGTCGACCTCAAAGAGGCGGACGTCTATTACTTCTCCCCGCAGAAGTGCTTCGCGTCGGACGGCGGCCTGTGGCTGGCGGCGATGAGCCCGGCCGCGATCGAGCGCATTGCAAAGATCAAGGAATCGGGCCGCTTCATCCCGGCGTTCCTGGACCTGCAGACGGCGGTGGATAACTCCCGCAAGAACCAGACATACAACACCCCGGCTGTGGCGACGCTGCTCATGCTCGCCGACCAGGTGCGCTGGATGAATGAGAACGGCGGCCTGGACGGCATGGTGGCACGCACCACCGCGAACGCAAACGCGCTCTACGGCTGGGCGGAGGCGAATGAGCACGCAACGCCGTTCGTCGAAAAGCAAGAAGCCCGATCCCTAGTGGTGGGTGCCATCGACTTCGACGAGGCGATCGACGCCGCCGAGCTGGCCAAGGCGCTGCGCGCGAACGGCATTCTGGACGTGGAGCCGTACCGCAAGCTGGGCCGCAACCAGCTGCGCATCGGCATGTTCCCGGCCGTGGATACGGTGGATGTGGAGAAGCTGACGTCCGCGATCGATTACTTCCTGGAGCAGGGCGTGGGCGCGAAGTAA
- a CDS encoding RNA methyltransferase, with translation MLIDDPLSPLLDDIRDLKHADGERGLVIAEGPLVCGRLLESRFPVRAVFGFGGRLETFVDTHGAELERRGIPVYEISRAVMGEVAGYDLHRGLLASADRPAPLSVAEVIDGARTVVVLEGVGDHENIGSIFRNAAGMGVDGVLFGASTADPLYRRSVRVSMGHALRTPFAHIGGTPTTWQRGLDELRQAGFHIVALTPAPDAVELKHALVDAAGKQHDKVAFLVGAEGPGLTEHAMRAADVRAQIPMAPGTDSLNVATSAAVAFYERNR, from the coding sequence ATGCTTATCGACGATCCCTTGTCACCTCTCCTCGACGACATCCGCGACCTGAAGCATGCCGACGGGGAGCGGGGGCTTGTGATCGCCGAAGGGCCGCTGGTGTGCGGAAGGTTGCTGGAATCGCGCTTTCCAGTCCGGGCGGTGTTCGGGTTCGGGGGCAGGTTGGAAACGTTCGTCGATACGCATGGCGCAGAGCTCGAGCGGCGGGGGATTCCCGTGTACGAGATCTCGCGCGCGGTGATGGGGGAAGTTGCGGGCTACGACCTGCACCGCGGGCTCCTGGCGTCCGCGGACCGGCCCGCGCCGCTGAGCGTGGCCGAAGTGATTGACGGTGCGCGCACCGTCGTGGTGCTGGAGGGGGTGGGGGACCACGAGAACATCGGGTCCATCTTCCGCAACGCCGCGGGCATGGGGGTGGACGGCGTGCTGTTCGGCGCGTCCACCGCGGATCCGCTGTACCGCCGCAGCGTGCGGGTGTCTATGGGGCACGCGCTGCGCACCCCGTTCGCGCACATCGGCGGCACGCCAACGACGTGGCAGCGCGGCCTGGACGAGCTGCGCCAGGCGGGGTTCCACATCGTGGCGCTCACGCCCGCGCCGGACGCGGTGGAGCTGAAGCACGCGCTGGTGGACGCCGCGGGCAAGCAGCATGACAAGGTGGCTTTCCTCGTCGGCGCGGAAGGGCCGGGCCTGACGGAGCACGCCATGCGCGCCGCGGACGTGCGCGCGCAGATCCCCATGGCGCCCGGCACCGACTCGCTGAACGTGGCCACCAGCGCCGCGGTGGCGTTCTACGAGCGCAACCGCTAA
- a CDS encoding FKBP-type peptidyl-prolyl cis-trans isomerase has translation MEKPTIDVPQETAPVDLVIEDIVIGDGAEAVAGGYVKVHYLGVTYDSGKEFDSTWDRGEAAEFPLDGLIAGWQEGIPGMRVGGRRELTIPPEMAYGPAGGGHPLAGRTLVFVIDLLDANEG, from the coding sequence ATGGAGAAGCCCACCATCGACGTTCCGCAGGAGACGGCGCCGGTAGACCTCGTGATCGAGGACATTGTGATCGGTGACGGCGCCGAGGCTGTTGCTGGCGGCTACGTCAAGGTGCACTACCTCGGCGTGACGTATGACAGCGGCAAGGAGTTCGACTCCACCTGGGACCGCGGCGAAGCGGCCGAGTTCCCGCTCGACGGCCTGATTGCAGGCTGGCAGGAGGGCATCCCGGGCATGCGCGTCGGCGGCCGCCGCGAGCTGACCATTCCGCCGGAGATGGCGTACGGCCCCGCTGGCGGCGGTCACCCGCTGGCCGGCCGCACCCTGGTCTTTGTCATCGACCTTCTCGACGCAAACGAGGGCTAG
- a CDS encoding HNH endonuclease signature motif containing protein, protein MTTFAALVGALSATNVDTLEGFDKPTALDAGINPGWVHAWGALHRVYYGPTRHTRKQRDARALARRAQLTLDHLGMLERRLGTIEDETARHLRRLEVLTMLAETPCRSRKQLRNFLNEHLPVTSKPPRPGVRFGRSVGGMRTMIVTAGERDLADLEHALLQQVDHSKPLAPQLLAHFLVLMRGDAAHAAVPHAVPQPIIMIPLPDWVAILGGDGDEVTLGLTDGTTITGAEYLAQFATAEHHLQAALFHPEHGAVNLYRTERFANAKQRTLARMINPICPVPDCRRPADHCQAHHITAWRNGGQTNLSNLAMLCRYHNMVNDDDPAHHRRGRIEMVRGTPTWRSPRGHLVPNTAHPYGAMGQLFPHA, encoded by the coding sequence ATGACCACATTCGCAGCGCTGGTGGGGGCGCTATCCGCCACAAACGTCGACACGCTGGAGGGCTTTGACAAGCCCACGGCGCTCGATGCCGGCATCAACCCCGGGTGGGTGCACGCGTGGGGAGCACTGCACCGCGTCTACTACGGCCCAACGCGCCACACCCGCAAGCAGCGCGACGCCCGCGCCCTAGCCCGCCGCGCGCAGCTGACGCTGGACCACCTCGGCATGCTGGAGCGCCGCCTGGGCACCATCGAGGACGAGACCGCGCGCCACCTGCGCCGTCTCGAGGTGCTGACCATGCTTGCGGAAACACCGTGCCGCTCCCGGAAGCAGCTGCGGAACTTCCTCAACGAGCACCTCCCCGTCACATCCAAACCGCCCCGGCCGGGCGTGCGCTTCGGCCGCTCGGTGGGTGGGATGCGCACCATGATCGTCACCGCCGGCGAGCGCGACCTCGCCGATCTGGAGCACGCGTTGCTGCAGCAGGTGGACCACTCGAAGCCGCTCGCACCGCAGCTGCTCGCGCACTTCCTCGTCCTCATGCGCGGGGACGCCGCCCACGCGGCCGTCCCCCACGCCGTCCCGCAGCCCATCATCATGATCCCGCTGCCGGACTGGGTGGCCATCCTGGGCGGCGACGGGGACGAGGTCACCCTCGGCCTCACCGACGGCACCACCATCACCGGCGCCGAGTACCTGGCCCAGTTCGCCACCGCGGAGCACCACCTCCAGGCGGCGCTGTTCCACCCCGAGCACGGCGCGGTGAACCTCTACCGCACCGAGCGCTTCGCCAACGCCAAGCAGCGCACGCTCGCCCGCATGATCAACCCGATCTGCCCGGTGCCGGATTGCCGCCGCCCCGCCGATCACTGCCAGGCCCACCACATCACCGCCTGGCGCAACGGCGGCCAGACGAACCTGAGCAACCTCGCCATGCTGTGCCGCTACCACAACATGGTCAACGACGATGACCCAGCCCACCACCGCCGCGGCCGCATCGAGATGGTGCGCGGCACGCCTACCTGGCGCTCCCCGCGCGGGCACCTCGTCCCCAACACCGCGCACCCTTACGGTGCGATGGGGCAGCTGTTCCCCCACGCTTGA
- the sepH gene encoding septation protein SepH, with protein sequence MRELHLSHEESTETFLVLIDTDGVRYQLARAELQDEREQREPAAEAQSTGSTLFAVPSADDTPAPAEAEGAAEADVTPADFAEAGADGADPAAAEAPAPKERTLPEPDPLYATALSRVEPYAHPVLLERSQVAEAAKQSHPLREDGPAKLTLFEILASAFAARGHSLADASWDATREPGDAWVVHVRWQAGLTDNEALWSYTRKMGSAATTEARNAVAADLTDPDFVQPVRSLTAVDTQSFRREAEPELSPADAEFEGEETVAEGDFLRHPDEEAQPQQRRRKAVTPHWEDVLLGVRTTPKRPKK encoded by the coding sequence ATGCGCGAGCTGCACCTCAGCCACGAGGAATCGACGGAGACGTTTCTTGTCCTGATTGACACTGACGGTGTCCGCTACCAGCTCGCGCGCGCCGAGCTGCAGGACGAGCGGGAGCAGCGGGAACCGGCGGCCGAGGCGCAGTCCACCGGCAGCACCCTGTTCGCGGTGCCCTCCGCCGACGACACTCCGGCACCGGCTGAGGCCGAGGGCGCTGCAGAGGCCGACGTAACCCCGGCGGACTTCGCCGAAGCCGGCGCCGACGGCGCAGATCCCGCCGCCGCAGAGGCTCCGGCTCCCAAGGAGCGGACGCTGCCGGAGCCGGACCCGCTGTACGCCACCGCGCTGTCCCGCGTGGAGCCGTACGCGCACCCGGTGCTGCTGGAGCGCTCCCAGGTGGCGGAGGCCGCGAAGCAGTCCCACCCGCTGCGCGAGGACGGCCCCGCCAAACTCACGCTTTTCGAAATCCTGGCGTCCGCCTTCGCCGCTCGCGGGCACTCGCTTGCCGACGCTTCCTGGGACGCCACCCGCGAACCCGGCGACGCCTGGGTTGTCCACGTGCGCTGGCAGGCAGGGCTGACGGATAACGAGGCCCTGTGGTCGTACACCCGGAAGATGGGTTCGGCGGCAACGACGGAGGCTCGCAACGCTGTGGCCGCGGATCTTACGGACCCGGATTTTGTGCAGCCGGTGCGCTCGCTGACGGCCGTCGATACGCAAAGCTTCCGTCGGGAAGCGGAGCCCGAGCTTTCGCCTGCCGACGCCGAGTTCGAGGGCGAAGAAACGGTCGCGGAGGGCGATTTCCTGCGCCACCCGGATGAGGAAGCGCAGCCGCAGCAGCGGCGGCGAAAGGCAGTGACCCCGCACTGGGAAGACGTGCTGCTGGGCGTGCGCACCACCCCGAAGCGACCGAAGAAGTAG